The proteins below come from a single Papaver somniferum cultivar HN1 chromosome 11, ASM357369v1, whole genome shotgun sequence genomic window:
- the LOC113324695 gene encoding uncharacterized protein LOC113324695, giving the protein MSPLFVEIHGSVPTIEGDLRAIIEKHARLEEIQRENPIDQTQTYHRTNSVEQASESKSGGSTERPNEDKRGRMDDCRSDDRKFEDQVFTKLNTNYIRILREIKDRENLEWPWSKGKKPPRSEKYRDYCEYHCFNGHQTEKCKNLKIMILKLIDAGDLKKYLQKTDTEESLSEASNSIYLRIGKRLRKKFEDYCDLYKIDGVEVEEHGQWMNAPITFDAEYVEDDMEDHNDPLVLTLPIAGCNTRKVLIDGGSSVNVLFYDTFK; this is encoded by the exons ATGAGCCCCCTATTTGTGGAGATTCATGGAAGTGTACCTACGATCGAAGGAGACCTTCGAGCAATCATCGAAAAGCACGCCCGGTTAGAAGAAATCCAGCGGGAGAATCCCATAGACCAAACTCAAACATATCATCGGACGAACTCAGTAGAGCAAGCTAGCGAATCAAAGAGTGGCGGTTCAACTGAACGCCCTAACGAAGATAAGAGAGGAAGAATGGATGATTGTCGGAGcgacgaccgaaaattcgaagaccaagtcTTTACGAAGCTCAACACCAATTACATTCGCATCTTGAGGGAGATTAAAGATCGAGAGAACTTGGAGTGGCCTTGGTCCAAAGGGAAGAAGCCACCACGGTCCGAGAAATATAGAGactactgtgagtatcactgcttcaacgggcATCAGACTGAGAAATGTAAGaacctcaagataatgattctgAAGCTGATTGACGCTGGTGACCTCAAGAAATACTTACAGAAGACCGACACCGAAGAGAGTCTAAGCGAAGCAAGCAATTCCATCTACCTGAGG ATAGGCAAAAGATTAAGGAAGAAATTTGAAGATTACTGTGATTTGTACAAAATCGATGGAGTAGAAGTGGAGGAACACGGACAATGGATGAATGCTCCAATAACTTTCGATGCTGAATATGTAGAGGATGATATGGAGGATCACAACGACCCCTTGGTTCTCACGTTACCCATCGCGGGGTGCAATACCAGGAAGGtcctcatcgatggaggaagctcggTCAATGtactgttctatgacacgttcaaatgA